Within Raineyella sp. W15-4, the genomic segment TCATGTCGGAGCCATGGGTGAGACGGGAGTTCGGAGACGCAGGGCTGACGCAATATCCGCCCGGGCCGGCCTTGGAGGCATGGGCGGCTCGGTTCTCCGGGACGGTGATCCTCTGCATCGACTGCAGCGGCTCCATGTTCGGAGCTCCGTTGGCCGACGCCAAGGAGGGGGCCCGGGAGTTCGTCGCCACGGGGCTCGCCGAAAATTACTCGGTCGGGATCGTATTCTGGAACAGCAGAGTCGAGTGTCTGCATGAGCCGTCGCGGGCGCGTAAGTCCTTGGAGGAATTCCTGTCCAAGGGGCAAGCGTCGGGAGGAAACGACCTGATCCCTTGTCTGGAGCACGTCCATTCGGTGCTCGGGCCCCTCGAGGGAGACCGGGTCTGCGCGATCTTCGGCGACGGGGACATCAGCCCTGAGTCCGCCGTGTTGACGAAGGTGGGGCTGATGAAGGCAGAGGGGATCCGCTTCGTGACGAGGGGCCTGGGGTCGTGGTCCGACCAGCAATTCCAGAAACTCGAGACGGGCTCCCCGACGGGACCTTCCCCGTCGGCCGGCTCTCGGGTCATCTATGAATCGGCCGGCGAAGCCGTCCGATCGATGTCGGCTGCCCTGACAGCCGTACGGAGGCGAACCCAGACCTGAGCAGGCGCACCGAGCCGAGCCGGACGGGCCGACACCGATCCGATCCGGCAGGGTCAGACGGCGTACGCCTCAGTCTCGGTATCCGGCTCCACCGGTACCTCGGCGTCCGGTGCGGCGGGGGCGGCCGGCGCTTCCTCGGTCCCGGTCTCGGTCCCGGTGTCGCGCCGCGGTTCGAACCCGACGGTCGGTGGCTTCGGGGTCGTTCCGAGGAACGGGATTACCAGGTCCATCGGCAACGGGAAGACGATGGTGGAGTTGTGGTCGGCGCCGATCTCGAGCAGCGTCTGCAGGTAGCGCAGCTGGAGTGAGGCGGGGCTGGCGGATAGGGTTTCGGCGGCCTTGCGCAGTTCCGTCGAGGCCTGCAGCTCACCGTGGGCGTTGATCACCTTGGCCCGACGTTCCCGCTCGGCCTCGGCCTGCCGCGCCATCGCGCGCTGCATGCCCTCGGGCAGCTCGACGTCCTTGATCTCCACGACGCGCACCTCGACGCCCCAGGGCTTCGTCCGCTCGTCCATCCGGGCTCGTAGGTCGATGTTGAGGTCCTCGCGGTGGGCCAGCAGACGGTCGAGATCGACCCGGCCGAGCAGCGACCGCAGGGTGGTCTGGGCGATCTGGGACGTGGCGACCTGGAACTGTTCCACCTCGAGGATCGCTCGCGCTGGGTCGATCACCCGGAACAGTACGACGGCGTTCACTCTGGCAGAGACGTTGTCGCTGGTGATGATCTCCTGGGTCGGGATGGTGTGGGTGATCACGCGCATGTCGACCCGGACCAGCCGGTCGACGAAGGGGATCAGGAAGCGCAGCCCGGCGTTGTAGATGGGCCGCACCCGGCCCAGCCGGAAGACGATACCGCGTTGGTACTCCGGGAGGACCCGGATCGAGGCCGCCAGCAGTAGCAGGGCCAGGATGATGACGAGGATGAGGACGATGGTTCCGCTGGTCATCTGATGTCCTAGGTTTCAGGGCCCCCGGATGGGGTCCTGCTCAATTGTTCCACCGGGCCGTGCCATCGGACGGGTCCCGTCGTGGCGCCGTCTTGGGGTCTCCTCAGGGCTCCGGGTCCCCGGCGCGGCCGAGGTCATCGGCGCCTTGGAGGTCGACGGTGCCTTGGAAATAGACCAGGTCCGCCACCGGCCGGTAGCCCAGCCGCTCGTTCACCGCGATCATCGGGCCGTTGGACGATGCGTTGCTCGTCACCAGCTGGTGGACGCCGGGCTCGTCCGCGAGCAGCCAGCGCATCATCTCGGTCTTGAGCACCAGCCCGAGGCGGTGACCGCGGTGGGCGCCGGCGACGGCGGTGTCGAGCTGGATCGCCGCGGTGGGATCCTCGGCGTCGACCAGTACCTTGGTGTGGCCGGCGAGCTCGCCCGAGTCGCGCCGCCGGGCGATCACCCGGTACGGGCGCCAGCCGCCGGCGAGCTGGGCCGTCTCGGCCTCGCGGATCCGCTGCACCGGGAACACCTCGGGTTCCCAGACCAGGTCGTCGGTGGGGGCGTCGTTGATCACTCCGGTCAGTTCGGCGAGCGGGGCGAGCAGGGGTTCGGGGGTCGCCCCGGCGAGGCGGAGCAGTTCGTAGTCGCCGGCGTACGGCACCGCCTCCGCGGTCAGGTCCGTCAGCGTCGCCGGGGCGATCCGGTCCAGCTCGAGCAGCCGGGTCGTCTCGCGGTAGACCTCCCGGAAGCCGGCTCCGGTGCCGAGCCGTTGCGCGGCCGGGGTGTCGTACGCCTCGAGCGTGAGGTGGGTGAGGTGGTGGCGCCGGGCCTCCGCGAGCAGGTCCCGCAGGCCGGTGCGCCCATGGCCGCGGCGGCGGTGCCGCGGGTCGACGATGAGCCGTGCCCAGCCGACCGAGGGGTTGTCCCAGTGGCTGACGAACAGCTCGGCCACCCCGACCGCCGGGCCGTCGCCGGTCCGCAGCAGGTAGGCGGTGGCCGGCTCTCCCTCCAGCCCGTGGCGGACGAGCATCCGGTGCCGATAGGGCGTGATGGGGTGTTCCCACGGGGCGTCGACCCGGCCGGCCGCCCGCAGGATCGCGCAGGCCTCGGCGATCGCATCGTCGTCGCGGTGGTCGTACCTGGACAGTGTCATGTCACCCAGTGTCGGTGACGACGTGCATCGGCTCACCCGCCGTGGTCGACCCGACCGTCGGCCCCGTCGTCGAGCGGACGTGGGGCGGGCGACGACTCGAGGTCGCCGAATCCGGTCGCCGCCAGCCGGCCGATCGCGTCGACGACCTCACCGGCCTGGGGTCCGGTGGCCGCCACCCGGAGGGTGTCGCCGCGGACGGCGTCGAGCAACAGCAGGTCGGTGAGGCTGGCGGCGTCGACCGGTTCGCCGTCGCGGGCCAGATCGGCGATGGTCACCTCGGCGTCGTACGCCTGGACGAGTGCCACCAGGCGGGCTGCCGGACGCAGGTGCCACCCGACCGGGCTGATCAGGGTGATGTTCAGGGCGGCCGGTGGTGCGGAGGCCGCGGTGTCGAGGGGCACGGCATCGAGGGCCGTGCCACCGTCGAGGGCTGTGTCGCCGAGGAGTTCCTGCTTGGCGCGGAGCCCGGCCCGCGCCTGCGCCGCCACGACGTCCAGCGAGGCGCCGCCGGCGGCCGTCACCACCGCAGCGATCAGCCCCTCGACCAGCGGCGCGGAACACAGCAGCACCCGCGCCGCGGCGTCCTCGTCGAGGAACTCCACCGCCAGCTGCGCGCTGAGCACCGACGACCCGATGTCCATCAGCACCAGCACCCCGTCGGGAGAATCGGCCGCCGCGATCGCCTCGGCGACGGCGAGCGCATCGGTGCCGTACGCCACCCCGTCGCCGGCTCCGGCGCCCTCGGTGGTGACCCCCGCAGCGACCGCGATCGCTGGCCTCCTCCCGGCCGTCACCGTCGTCGTGGCCAACGCCACCGCTGCCTCGGCCAGCGGCCGGCTGTGCGACACCACCACCATCCCGATCATCGTCGACCTTCCTCTCGG encodes:
- a CDS encoding vWA domain-containing protein, which translates into the protein MSEPWVRREFGDAGLTQYPPGPALEAWAARFSGTVILCIDCSGSMFGAPLADAKEGAREFVATGLAENYSVGIVFWNSRVECLHEPSRARKSLEEFLSKGQASGGNDLIPCLEHVHSVLGPLEGDRVCAIFGDGDISPESAVLTKVGLMKAEGIRFVTRGLGSWSDQQFQKLETGSPTGPSPSAGSRVIYESAGEAVRSMSAALTAVRRRTQT
- a CDS encoding GNAT family protein — its product is MTLSRYDHRDDDAIAEACAILRAAGRVDAPWEHPITPYRHRMLVRHGLEGEPATAYLLRTGDGPAVGVAELFVSHWDNPSVGWARLIVDPRHRRRGHGRTGLRDLLAEARRHHLTHLTLEAYDTPAAQRLGTGAGFREVYRETTRLLELDRIAPATLTDLTAEAVPYAGDYELLRLAGATPEPLLAPLAELTGVINDAPTDDLVWEPEVFPVQRIREAETAQLAGGWRPYRVIARRRDSGELAGHTKVLVDAEDPTAAIQLDTAVAGAHRGHRLGLVLKTEMMRWLLADEPGVHQLVTSNASSNGPMIAVNERLGYRPVADLVYFQGTVDLQGADDLGRAGDPEP
- a CDS encoding HPr family phosphocarrier protein, encoding MIGMVVVSHSRPLAEAAVALATTTVTAGRRPAIAVAAGVTTEGAGAGDGVAYGTDALAVAEAIAAADSPDGVLVLMDIGSSVLSAQLAVEFLDEDAAARVLLCSAPLVEGLIAAVVTAAGGASLDVVAAQARAGLRAKQELLGDTALDGGTALDAVPLDTAASAPPAALNITLISPVGWHLRPAARLVALVQAYDAEVTIADLARDGEPVDAASLTDLLLLDAVRGDTLRVAATGPQAGEVVDAIGRLAATGFGDLESSPAPRPLDDGADGRVDHGG